The region GATCCTAAGCTGAAGGGCGTCTTTAGGAACATCGACTTCAACTCCGAGAGCAATCTTGGTCAGACCAAGGACCGCAACCGGCGTTTGAAGACGCTGCTGGAGGATTTCGCCACTCTGGAACTCGGAGGTGTCGGAGAGGATGTCATCGGTGATGCTTACATTTTCCTAATCGAGCGGTTCGCCGCTGACGCTGGTAAGAAGGCGGGCGAATTCTTTACGCCGCGCCAAGTGTCGAAGCTGCTGGCCCGCTTGGCGGGGCCGAAGCTGGGTGACGAAATCTGCGATCCGGCATGCGGTTCCGGCTCCTTGCTGCTGCGCGCTGGTGAGGAGGTTGGCGGCGGCAACTATCGGCTCTATGGCCAGGAATCCAATGGCCAGACCCGCGCCCTGGCGCGGATGAACATGTTCCTCCATGGGCAAGACGGTGCCGACATCCGCTGGTGCGACACGCTGAACGGTCCAACCTTGATCGAAGGCGACCACCTGAAGCGGTTCGACGTGGTGGTGGCCAACCCGCCATTCAGCCTGGACAAGTGGGGTGCCGAGAACGCGGAAAGCGACAAGTATCGCCGTTTCGTTCGAGGTGTGCCGCCCAAGAGCAAGGGCGACTACGCGTTTATTTTGCATATGCTTGCCATCGCGCGTCCCGGCGAAGGCCGGGTGGCGATGATCGCACCGCACGGCGTCCTTTTCCGGGGAGGCGCCGAAGGCCGCATACGGGAGTCGATCGTCCGCGACAACCTTCTGGACGTGGTCGTCGGATTGCCCGCTCAACTGTTTCCTACGACAGACATCCCGGTGTGTATCCTCCTGTTCGACCGCGCACGCGAGAGCGGCGGACGACGAGATCACGAGCGCGACGTACTGTTCATCGACGCCAGTCGCGACTTCGATCCTGGCAAGAAGCAGAATCGTCTGCTGGACGAGGACATCAATCGGGTAGTCGCGACCTATCGTGAGCGGCGCGTAATCGATCGTTACTCCCACCGCGCCGATCTGGCTGAGATCGAGAAGAATGGCTTCAATCTGAACATCCCCCGATACGTTGACACCTTCGAGCCAGAGCCGGAGATCGACCTGCAAGCGGTGCAGGTTGAAATCCGCGAGCTGGAACGCCAGATCGCTGAGAACCGAGGGCGGATGAACGCCTACCTGCGGGAGCTCGGCGTTGACGCGTGAAGTGTCAGCGGCTCCGCCGCGAGTTCGGTTTGGCCAAATCGCCGAGTTCCGCAATGGCTTGAACTTTGATTCTGCTGGCACAGGTCAACAAGTAAAGGTCGCTGGTGTTGGCTCCTTTCTCCAGCGGTCCCGGCTCGACGATTTTTCAGACGCCGCGATAGTCACGGTCCGAGGCGAGGTTCCGGAGGAGAGCCTGCTCAAGGATGGCGACCTGCTCTTCGTGCGCTCAAACGGGAGCAAAGACTTGGTGGGCCGCTGCGCTGTAGTCTTTCCAGGCAGCGAGCGGGTGGCCTTCTCCGGCTTTACGATAAGAGCCCGGATCACGAGTGACGACGTGGATGGCAGCTATCTTCTGGCGGTAGCACGCTCGGAGCTCTTCCGACGTGAGCTGCACGAGAAAGGGGCTGGCAGCTCCATCACTAACCTAAGCCAGGAGCTGTTGCGTGAGGTCGAGGTGCCGCTGCCTGACCTGCCGGTACAGCGCAGGATCGCTTCGGCACTGCGGGCGTGGGATGACGCCATCGATCTCACAGAGCGCCTAGTCGCCGCCAAACGTCGGCGTGTGCGCGAAGCGCTAAGACTTCTAGTTTTTGGAAAC is a window of Caulobacter sp. NIBR2454 DNA encoding:
- a CDS encoding type I restriction-modification system subunit M — its product is MTPARPEDVRNVVWSACDTFRGTVEAGQYKEYVLAFLFLKYISDLWKAHASEHRRELEARGADPDTIELRVTRYMERERFKLPTYELRDKGGQVVETFLATFDSLYARRTADNIGELINEVLEAIEAANDPKLKGVFRNIDFNSESNLGQTKDRNRRLKTLLEDFATLELGGVGEDVIGDAYIFLIERFAADAGKKAGEFFTPRQVSKLLARLAGPKLGDEICDPACGSGSLLLRAGEEVGGGNYRLYGQESNGQTRALARMNMFLHGQDGADIRWCDTLNGPTLIEGDHLKRFDVVVANPPFSLDKWGAENAESDKYRRFVRGVPPKSKGDYAFILHMLAIARPGEGRVAMIAPHGVLFRGGAEGRIRESIVRDNLLDVVVGLPAQLFPTTDIPVCILLFDRARESGGRRDHERDVLFIDASRDFDPGKKQNRLLDEDINRVVATYRERRVIDRYSHRADLAEIEKNGFNLNIPRYVDTFEPEPEIDLQAVQVEIRELERQIAENRGRMNAYLRELGVDA